Proteins encoded by one window of Pseudonocardia alni:
- a CDS encoding MDR/zinc-dependent alcohol dehydrogenase-like family protein encodes MGGRQPGTALPDAVGVDSYGPPSSDDGDRERRVAELEDAAAGGETAWNAGDDPSQAARWTAQAVAKAGTIGVIGVYPPTLQSYPIGTVLNRNLTVRAGNCPHRALIPELIDVVAAGVLDPGRGVTVREGLGGVVTAYQEFDDHRAGWVEVALDPGT; translated from the coding sequence GTGGGCGGACGCCAACCTGGTACCGCGCTGCCCGACGCCGTCGGCGTCGACTCCTACGGCCCGCCGAGCAGCGACGACGGCGACCGCGAGCGCCGCGTCGCCGAGCTGGAGGACGCCGCCGCGGGCGGGGAGACCGCGTGGAACGCCGGCGACGACCCGTCGCAGGCCGCGCGGTGGACCGCGCAAGCGGTGGCCAAGGCCGGCACGATCGGCGTCATCGGGGTCTACCCGCCGACCCTGCAGTCCTATCCGATCGGCACCGTGCTGAACCGCAACCTCACGGTGCGCGCGGGAAACTGCCCGCACCGGGCACTCATCCCGGAGCTGATCGACGTGGTCGCCGCGGGCGTGCTCGACCCCGGTCGCGGGGTGACCGTGCGGGAGGGCCTGGGCGGCGTCGTCACCGCGTACCAGGAGTTCGACGACCATCGCGCGGGCTGGGTCGAGGTCGCGCTGGACCCCGGCACCTGA
- a CDS encoding acyl carrier protein, with protein sequence MATGETGFSDVVFDLVSVQYHALKGGHDYGQYVRDARNAGYDDIAEFFERVMEEDATRASTCHDLLAKLSSKEDTGAAVS encoded by the coding sequence ATGGCCACAGGCGAGACCGGATTCAGCGACGTCGTGTTCGACCTGGTGTCGGTGCAGTACCACGCGCTCAAGGGCGGCCACGACTACGGCCAGTACGTCCGCGACGCGCGCAACGCGGGCTACGACGACATCGCGGAGTTCTTCGAGCGGGTCATGGAGGAGGACGCGACACGCGCCTCCACCTGCCACGACCTGCTCGCGAAGCTGTCGTCGAAGGAGGACACGGGCGCCGCGGTCTCCTGA
- a CDS encoding ANTAR domain-containing protein: MPPGGPEARLLRAINDNPLFQTTRSPYAVLDRSLRIRAVNPAWLEATLREPGEALDRPLFDVFPDNPAAPDVGAVAAVTASLLRVLRRGARDDVGLQRYDVPAPRGADGFVEKYWVGAHSPVRDPRGRLAGILVHIEDVTPLWPVRAEVDDAVPGDGLGTLVDRTRRCGQDDNAADTPGGRTGGNGPGFSGYGPAAPPGSHLPALPADPVPAVALVRELATEGEALRLRFGRHVAIEQAKGVLMATRGCGPEEAFALLRELSQTTNTKLRQVALSVVENAARGEPSGRCGG, translated from the coding sequence ATGCCCCCCGGTGGACCGGAGGCGCGTCTGCTGCGCGCCATCAACGACAACCCGCTGTTCCAGACGACCCGCTCGCCGTACGCCGTGCTCGACCGGTCACTGCGCATACGCGCGGTGAACCCGGCCTGGCTCGAGGCGACACTGCGCGAGCCCGGCGAGGCCCTGGACCGGCCCCTGTTCGACGTCTTCCCGGACAACCCTGCGGCGCCGGACGTCGGCGCGGTGGCGGCAGTGACGGCGTCGCTGCTGCGAGTGCTGCGCCGCGGCGCCCGCGACGACGTCGGCCTGCAGCGCTACGACGTACCCGCACCGCGCGGGGCCGACGGCTTCGTCGAGAAGTACTGGGTCGGAGCGCACTCCCCCGTCCGTGACCCCCGAGGCCGGCTGGCCGGGATCCTCGTGCACATCGAGGATGTCACCCCGCTGTGGCCGGTGCGGGCCGAAGTCGACGACGCGGTGCCGGGCGACGGACTCGGGACGCTCGTGGACCGGACACGACGGTGCGGACAGGACGACAACGCTGCGGACACGCCCGGCGGTCGGACCGGGGGAAACGGCCCCGGGTTCTCCGGGTACGGTCCGGCGGCCCCGCCCGGCTCGCACCTGCCGGCGCTCCCGGCCGACCCGGTCCCGGCGGTCGCGCTCGTCCGCGAGCTCGCCACCGAGGGCGAGGCACTGCGGCTGCGCTTCGGGCGGCACGTCGCCATCGAGCAGGCGAAAGGTGTGCTCATGGCGACCCGCGGCTGCGGGCCGGAGGAGGCGTTCGCGCTGCTGCGGGAGCTGTCGCAGACCACGAACACCAAGCTGCGGCAGGTCGCGCTGTCGGTGGTGGAGAACGCCGCGCGGGGCGAGCCCTCGGGCCGGTGCGGCGGCTGA
- a CDS encoding PASTA domain-containing protein, producing MASTTEHGRERVVVVPDLTGLDVAGAHDVALDGGVLAVEHRRPGEDPPQRCVLEQEPRAGAVVTFGSTVRMWTGPPPGDDGGGGGGGLRPVGPGPVVTGGRR from the coding sequence ATGGCTTCGACGACCGAACACGGCCGCGAGCGGGTGGTCGTGGTTCCCGATCTCACCGGTCTCGACGTGGCGGGCGCGCACGACGTGGCGCTCGACGGCGGCGTGCTCGCCGTCGAGCACCGCCGTCCCGGCGAGGACCCACCGCAGCGGTGCGTCCTCGAACAGGAGCCACGGGCCGGGGCCGTCGTGACGTTCGGCAGCACCGTGCGGATGTGGACCGGCCCTCCGCCCGGTGACGACGGCGGGGGCGGTGGGGGTGGGCTGCGCCCGGTCGGGCCCGGCCCGGTGGTGACCGGTGGGCGGCGTTGA